In a single window of the Leptospira sanjuanensis genome:
- a CDS encoding TIGR04282 family arsenosugar biosynthesis glycosyltransferase has protein sequence MDNKETLILFLKNPRIGQVKTRLAAGLGNEAALNVYEQLVEITQKQVAGLDLPVRLYFDSIPEFLSGKWGNQVSAHLQSGEDLGFRMSNAFSETFSQGAQKAVIIGSDCPDLETKHIREAFSALDQSDVVLGPALDGGYYLLGLKSYLPEIFREVPWSTDRVFAGTLEKLQLLRKNVWILPKLGDVDEPEDLGPYIRSGKIVL, from the coding sequence ATGGATAACAAAGAAACTCTCATTCTTTTTTTAAAAAACCCCAGAATCGGCCAAGTGAAAACGAGGCTGGCCGCGGGACTCGGAAACGAAGCCGCGCTGAACGTCTACGAACAGCTCGTCGAAATCACACAAAAGCAAGTCGCGGGTTTAGACCTTCCCGTTCGATTGTATTTCGATTCGATTCCCGAATTTTTATCCGGTAAATGGGGAAATCAAGTCAGCGCCCACCTGCAATCGGGGGAGGATTTGGGTTTTAGAATGTCCAATGCGTTTTCCGAAACGTTCTCGCAAGGAGCCCAAAAAGCGGTCATCATCGGAAGCGATTGCCCCGACCTCGAAACCAAACATATCCGCGAAGCGTTCTCGGCTCTCGATCAGTCCGACGTGGTGCTCGGTCCGGCCTTGGACGGAGGATATTATCTCTTAGGACTTAAGTCATATCTTCCGGAAATCTTTCGCGAAGTTCCTTGGAGCACCGATCGAGTGTTCGCAGGTACATTAGAAAAATTGCAACTTTTACGAAAGAACGTTTGGATTCTTCCCAAACTCGGCGACGTGGACGAACCGGAAGACTTAGGTCCGTACATTCGTTCCGGCAAAATCGTTCTTTAA
- a CDS encoding sterol desaturase family protein: MEINLVTIAIPFFFLLIFLEMAFSAYHKRKLYRLNDSINDLSAGTASEVVGVFKKTVTMFAYILIYEKFRIFNLPSWPSEALSIVPAGTLGLSSLTWAWILVVGVWILCFIGYDLAYYWTHRLSHEINFLWAGHVVHHQSEEYNLTVALRQASFHSIFTWVFYLPLALIGFSPIVMILNGQLNLIYQFWIHTKAIGKLPRWFEAIFNTPSHHRVHHGINPKYIDKNHGGTLIVFDKWFGTFEPETEEPVYGTVKPLQSFNPIWANLHYWWEMIELAWRCPRWSDKIKVFFAMPGWRPQELGGQYPVPEVSTKTFHKYDVQIPKGMSLYSLVWFVITVALAFGMLVKVNSLSMFSISVISAVTLLSLLTLGGILERKRWALFTEPLRLAVLVAGAYALSGEMNVTLGTLALSVISSVWFLSYRSFFASVQEINPVQEILRRTA, from the coding sequence ATGGAAATCAATCTCGTCACGATCGCAATTCCCTTTTTCTTTTTGCTGATCTTCCTGGAAATGGCTTTTTCCGCGTATCACAAACGTAAACTCTATCGGTTGAACGATTCGATCAACGATCTCTCTGCGGGAACCGCGAGCGAAGTGGTGGGTGTTTTTAAAAAAACCGTTACCATGTTCGCTTATATTTTAATCTATGAGAAGTTTCGAATTTTCAATCTCCCTTCTTGGCCGAGCGAAGCTCTTTCCATCGTTCCTGCAGGAACCCTGGGGCTAAGCTCTTTAACCTGGGCTTGGATTCTCGTCGTAGGCGTTTGGATTCTTTGTTTTATCGGTTACGATTTGGCGTATTACTGGACTCATCGCCTCAGTCACGAGATCAATTTCCTTTGGGCAGGACATGTCGTTCATCATCAAAGCGAAGAATACAATCTCACCGTCGCTCTTCGTCAGGCGAGTTTTCACAGTATCTTCACATGGGTCTTTTATCTTCCGCTTGCATTGATCGGTTTTTCTCCGATCGTAATGATTTTGAACGGTCAGCTCAACCTGATCTATCAATTCTGGATTCATACGAAAGCGATCGGCAAACTTCCCCGCTGGTTCGAAGCGATCTTCAACACACCTTCTCACCATAGAGTTCACCACGGAATCAACCCGAAATACATCGATAAGAATCACGGCGGAACCCTGATCGTGTTCGACAAATGGTTCGGAACCTTCGAACCCGAAACCGAAGAACCGGTTTACGGAACCGTAAAACCTCTGCAAAGTTTCAATCCGATCTGGGCGAACCTTCACTATTGGTGGGAAATGATCGAACTCGCGTGGCGTTGTCCCCGTTGGTCCGATAAGATCAAAGTATTCTTTGCCATGCCAGGCTGGAGACCGCAGGAACTCGGAGGACAATATCCGGTCCCCGAAGTTTCGACAAAAACATTCCACAAATATGATGTTCAAATTCCGAAAGGTATGAGTCTTTACTCTCTTGTTTGGTTCGTAATTACCGTGGCGCTCGCGTTCGGAATGCTCGTTAAAGTGAACTCACTTTCCATGTTCAGTATCAGCGTTATCAGCGCAGTCACCCTTCTATCCCTGCTTACGTTAGGCGGAATTCTGGAAAGAAAACGTTGGGCTCTTTTTACGGAACCTCTGCGTTTGGCGGTTTTAGTTGCGGGCGCTTACGCACTTTCGGGAGAAATGAACGTGACTTTGGGAACCTTGGCTCTCAGCGTGATTTCCTCGGTTTGGTTTTTGAGCTACAGAAGTTTCTTCGCTTCCGTCCAGGAAATCAATCCCGTTCAGGAAATTCTCCGAAGAACCGCTTAA
- a CDS encoding LIC_12337 family protein → MKKSWILFAFAILVFLGLGLSFRSDRVPFFVREDSPKPFPVRLELLEPLRASADSWGFVRQSATWARGNSLFMDDLIFAIRRVFPAGTTANITLANQNFNGNLYTLRLKLNSGNVSYQPSTLSAPASYTNFFELRSSSDNQPALQFFFDDDPRSASGDGAVLLYQLSRLDPSRWAGATALIESYVVQPVITGFPNQGLIQTYSWKGPLGSDSLGQDVDTGRVILEEMDNRTVFCFKSVVSFNGTTNLVPINSQTALLGYSANQGLCPGAGREYYKLAYSQKLDGSLNVTAKGGLEQAAITAGQAITCNTTVNAFVNFTPTYGLFNFNGFISEGVAASAIPADFIQATRVDGLYDRVGTVGKSAATTSPAGSSWDTLTKAYIDAITISFATVP, encoded by the coding sequence ATGAAGAAGTCATGGATTCTTTTCGCATTTGCGATTCTCGTTTTTTTAGGTTTAGGACTTAGCTTCCGCAGCGACCGAGTTCCTTTTTTCGTGAGAGAGGATTCTCCGAAACCCTTTCCCGTTCGTTTGGAATTGCTTGAACCGCTTCGTGCAAGCGCGGACAGTTGGGGATTTGTGCGCCAGTCGGCAACCTGGGCCCGCGGAAACTCTTTGTTTATGGACGATTTGATCTTTGCGATCCGCAGAGTTTTCCCCGCAGGAACGACCGCGAACATCACTCTCGCAAATCAAAACTTCAACGGAAATTTATACACGCTTCGTTTGAAATTGAATTCCGGAAACGTTTCGTATCAACCGTCCACTCTTTCCGCTCCGGCTTCTTATACGAACTTTTTCGAACTTCGTTCTTCCTCCGATAACCAGCCTGCGTTGCAGTTTTTCTTTGACGATGATCCGAGGTCGGCTTCCGGAGACGGTGCGGTTCTTTTGTATCAGTTGAGCAGACTCGATCCGAGTCGTTGGGCCGGTGCTACCGCGTTGATTGAAAGTTATGTGGTTCAACCCGTGATCACCGGATTTCCGAATCAAGGTTTGATCCAGACGTATTCTTGGAAAGGACCGTTGGGTTCGGATTCTCTCGGCCAAGACGTGGATACGGGAAGAGTCATCTTAGAAGAGATGGACAACCGCACCGTGTTTTGTTTCAAGTCGGTCGTGAGTTTCAACGGGACTACGAATCTTGTTCCGATCAACTCACAAACAGCTTTGCTGGGATATTCGGCCAATCAAGGACTTTGTCCGGGAGCCGGAAGAGAATACTACAAACTTGCCTATAGTCAAAAACTGGACGGAAGTTTGAACGTAACCGCAAAGGGCGGTTTGGAACAAGCCGCGATCACGGCCGGACAAGCGATCACTTGTAATACGACCGTAAATGCGTTCGTAAACTTTACGCCGACATACGGTCTGTTCAACTTCAACGGTTTTATTTCCGAAGGCGTTGCCGCGAGTGCGATTCCTGCGGACTTTATCCAAGCGACTCGCGTGGACGGATTGTATGACCGAGTTGGAACCGTCGGAAAGTCCGCGGCAACAACAAGCCCTGCCGGTTCGAGTTGGGATACTCTGACGAAGGCGTATATCGACGCGATTACGATCTCTTTCGCAACCGTTCCTTGA
- a CDS encoding LIC12338 family lipoprotein, translating to MKIFRNILSAGILAIVLFSALLIGACKKKENNDDTNNAILLWLATQPYVEQSKTGFFIIVPKGIAQ from the coding sequence ATGAAAATTTTTCGCAATATTCTTTCCGCCGGAATTCTTGCGATCGTCCTCTTCAGCGCTCTTTTGATCGGAGCCTGTAAGAAGAAGGAAAACAACGACGATACCAACAACGCAATTCTTCTTTGGTTGGCGACTCAACCCTATGTGGAACAGAGTAAGACCGGCTTTTTTATCATCGTTCCGAAAGGAATCGCTCAATGA
- a CDS encoding toluene tolerance protein has translation MKKIISILFLLSLVTPSFLFAQTTETNPTPPTTENAAPTEETPSDEEQITSTVKKLIGFIRYKKNDKAIAIINVKQFTNQLLKSSGKIADADRKEFEDAIQEFIIHRSFPIAHKYFDKIDINYEKPVIKGDNATLASSIIWNGSERITFSWILMKIEGTWFVTDFLNEGKYASETNRVKSVEPSLKKNGMKQTIALIKKEAKN, from the coding sequence GTGAAAAAAATTATTTCCATTCTTTTTCTTTTATCTTTGGTAACTCCGTCTTTTCTTTTCGCGCAGACGACGGAAACGAATCCGACTCCTCCCACAACGGAAAACGCGGCTCCGACCGAAGAAACCCCTTCCGACGAAGAACAAATTACTTCCACGGTTAAAAAGCTCATCGGTTTTATCCGCTATAAAAAGAACGATAAGGCGATCGCGATCATCAACGTTAAGCAGTTCACAAACCAGCTTTTAAAATCTTCCGGTAAAATCGCGGATGCCGACCGAAAAGAATTCGAAGACGCGATCCAAGAATTCATCATTCACCGCAGTTTTCCGATCGCTCATAAATACTTCGATAAGATCGACATCAACTACGAAAAACCGGTGATCAAAGGAGACAACGCGACTCTCGCTTCCTCCATCATCTGGAACGGTTCCGAAAGAATCACCTTCTCCTGGATTCTGATGAAGATCGAGGGAACCTGGTTCGTCACCGACTTCTTAAACGAAGGCAAATACGCTTCCGAAACGAACCGAGTTAAATCGGTGGAACCTTCCCTCAAAAAGAACGGAATGAAACAAACAATCGCTCTGATCAAAAAAGAAGCAAAGAATTAA
- a CDS encoding GNAT family N-acetyltransferase, with protein MEFRFLTFQEAIRSGFTETDFELDVWPTFLNQDPIGNKYYSFIIKEFAHLHCIAFTQENRVVGTGKILPFEWDGTPEGLPKGWDAAIVKSVSDWKEKKVCNAVSAWSIEIAKDFRGGGLSHLILAQLKENAGAQGISRLFACVRPNQKEKFPFLSMEEYLERKREDGVSEDPWVRVHEKAGGKKIRIEPNSMHIQGTIADWEIWTGMKFPESGRFAIPGGLVPVVIDRERNLGEYTEPNVWFRHDI; from the coding sequence ATGGAATTTCGTTTTTTGACGTTTCAAGAAGCCATCCGCTCCGGCTTTACGGAAACGGACTTCGAACTCGACGTATGGCCGACGTTTTTAAACCAAGATCCGATCGGAAACAAATATTATTCTTTTATTATAAAAGAATTTGCTCATCTGCACTGTATCGCTTTTACGCAGGAGAATCGAGTCGTGGGGACGGGAAAGATTCTCCCGTTCGAATGGGACGGAACTCCGGAAGGACTTCCGAAAGGATGGGACGCCGCGATCGTAAAGAGCGTAAGCGATTGGAAGGAAAAGAAGGTTTGTAATGCGGTCAGCGCCTGGTCGATCGAAATCGCGAAGGACTTTCGGGGAGGAGGATTGTCTCATCTCATTCTCGCGCAGCTTAAAGAGAACGCGGGCGCGCAGGGAATCTCTCGGTTGTTCGCTTGCGTTCGACCCAATCAAAAAGAGAAGTTTCCCTTTCTATCGATGGAAGAATATCTCGAACGAAAACGGGAGGACGGTGTTAGCGAAGATCCTTGGGTCCGAGTGCATGAAAAGGCCGGAGGTAAAAAGATTCGAATCGAACCCAACTCGATGCACATTCAGGGAACGATCGCGGATTGGGAAATTTGGACGGGGATGAAATTTCCGGAATCGGGTAGATTTGCGATTCCGGGCGGTTTGGTCCCGGTCGTCATCGACCGGGAAAGAAATTTAGGAGAATATACGGAACCGAACGTATGGTTCCGTCATGATATTTAA